ACAGAAActtataattttgaaatcaaaactcaaataaaataaaaataaaaataaaaaaagaatctTACAGAATAGACTTCCTCCTCTTTggtaataatataataaatatttttttgataaaaaaaattatataaaattaaaaatattaacaaTAATCCAACCCTAAATAAGTTGCGCCGCGCCGCGCCCCAAATCGCCGTATGCTTTTTTATGGTCTTCCGTAAACCAGGTCTCGCCCATTCTCATTAGAACACtctcttttcctccctctctgtctctctctctctcaatgaGATGAACCTCTCCATGCTCTCCAATGGTGATGAGACCCTTCCTCCCCCTCTCTTCTGCCTTCCACCTCCCTCGCCTGTCTCTCTTAGTGCCTCTTCCCTCGACTctccctcacctcttcttttccCCCTCCTCCCACTACCATCATCCACCGCCGGATTCAGATCCACAGCAGAAGCGAAtgggaggaggagaggaagaagaggaccGGATCCTGTGCAAAGCCCACCACATGCTCTCCCAGCCCAAGTGGCCCGATAGCGCCGACCTCAGCCGCCTCGCCGCCGCTCTCCGCCCGCACCACGTCTCCCAGATCATCCTATCCGACATCGATCCCACCCGCGCCGTCCTGTTCCTCCGCTGGCTCGCGGAGCGGAAGTTCTACAAACCCCTTATCAGTGATCACTTCGTGCTCATAGATCGCCTCCTCGCCGCCGGGATGTTCGATGACGCCAAGCGAGCCTGTAGCAAGATGGTCCAGTCGTGTGAAACTCGCGATGATATGATCCGGGCCATTGAATTTTTGGATCGTTTGCGGGACAAAAGGCTGGAGCTTGATGTTTATGCCTACAACGCGATCTTGGTCCAGCTGCGAAAGCTAGGTATGGTTGGGGTTGCGTTGAGCGTTTTTCGCCAGATGTTCCGCCGGGGAGTGGATCCAGATCTTTTTACCTATAATTCTCTGATCAACATTTTGTGCAAGGAGGGGAAGGTCATGGTGGCTGCATCGGTCTTTAGTAGGATTTTGATGTGCGAGATGAGACCTGATACGTTTACTTACACCTCGTTAATACTTGGTTATTGCAGGAACTGTAATCTGAATTCGGCTTTCAGTGTATTTAAATGGATGGAAAAGGAGGGTTCTGACCCAAATTCTGTGACATTCTCAACTCTCATCAACGCCCTGTGTGACAATGGAAGGGTTGATGAGGCATTAATCCTGTTGAATGAGATGATGAGGAAAGGTGTTCAACCCACTGTTTACACGTATACAGTCCCAATTCAAGCGCTTTGCAGCATAGGACGCGTTAGAGAAGCCTTCAGTTTGTTGGCTGATATGAGAAGTAGGAATTGTGCACCGAGTGTCCAAACTTACACAGCCCTCATCAGTGGATTGTTCAAGTCTGGTCTACTTGAGCTGGCAATTGGATTGTTTCATAAGATGCAAAGGGAAGGAGTGACACCAAATACAGTAACATATAATGCTTTAATTGATGAATTGTGTGAGCGCAAGAGAATAAAATGTGCTTTGAGGGTTTTTGAAGCAATGGAAGGACAAGGGTGCATGCCCAATTTGCGGACCTACAATGAGATAATTAAGGGTTTTTGCTTGGTTGGTGTTGTTGAGAGAGCAATGTCTTTTTTCCATAGAATGCTTATCTCAGGTCCCTCACCAAACCAGGTTACATATAATACAATCATATATGGCTATTGTAGGATTGGTAACAGCAATAATGCCATACGGATGGTTGATCTTATGAAAGAATATGAATGTAATCCTGATGAGTGGACATACACTGAACTTATTTGTGAATTCTCCAAAAGGGGTAATCTGAATTTAGCTTGTAAGGCATTTGAAGAAATGGCTGAACATAATCTGAAGCCAACAGTGATTGCATACACTTCCCTAATTGATGGATATTGCAAGGAGGGGAGGTTAGATGATGCTTTGCATTTATTGGAGAATATGGGTGAAAATGACTGCAAACCAAACTTAGTGACTTTTAATGCTATAGTTAATGGTTTCacaaagaaaaatcagttagcagaAGTTAAAAAGCTATGTAATGTCATGATGGAGCAAGGTTTGTCACCCAATGTTGTAACATATACAGCATTGATTAATGGTTTTTGTCAGAATGGTGCCACATCCCTTGCAATGGAAGTCCTGGATGAAATGATAAAGCAAGGCTGCCTGCCTAATCTTCACACTTATAGTTCTCTTATTCATAGTTTGCATCAGGAGGGAAAGGTTGAGGATGCTGAGAAGATGTTTGTTAGCATGCAAGAAAGAGGATTAGTTCCAGATGAAGTTACATATACTTCTATGATGAATGGTTATATTATAATGGATAGGGTTGATGCTGCATTTTCTCTATTGAGGCAGATGGTTTGTGCTGGTTGTAAGCCCAATTATCTGACTTACAGTGTTTTGATGAAAGGAATTTGGAAGGAGAAACAAGTGATGGAAAACAAGCTTGCAGCTGTGCCGAATTCAATCATTACATTCAGCTTAGATGAAAAAGATCTGAGTATCGACATTGTTTCTAGTCTGTTAATCAGATTAGAGGAGATTGGGTACAAACCAAATATTGATGACTATAGCACCTTGGTTTGCGGCTTATGTGGACAAGGTAAGTTGTATGAAGCAAATCAAGTGGTAAAAAATATGGGTGACCATGGCTTCTCTCCAGACAAAGATATTTATGTTTCCTTGATAAAAATATATGCAAATGATCTAAATGTCGACCTTGCTATGGAACTATTCAATGCAATGAATTCCTCAGGTATTCAGCCATGCATAATAGGTTATAAGGCCTTAATATGTGCCTTATGTGAAGTCAACAGGGTTCAGGATGCTCAAAATGTTTTCCAGAATGTGCTGCAACAGAACTGGAGCCCTGATGAAGTGGTTTGGACAATACTAATTGATGGACTTTTAAAGGGCGGAAAACTAAATTTATGCATGGAGTTTCTTGAAATGATGGAAGCTAAGAATTGCAAACCCACTTCATATACGTACAGTATGTTACACAGAAAAGAATCTGTAGAAGCCAAGTTCTTGAAAAGCTCCAAGACATGAGGATTAATTCCTTATGTTATGATCTGCTGTCAAATGTGAAGCATTGGCTACCTGACTGCTGGAGTGGTAGTTTGCCAACTGAAGCAGTTTATGGACTCCCAATTTGGCTAATTCCagtcatgatttttcaaattctaCGAGAGAACAATTCTTCAGTTCCAACGCTTATTGGAGATTGAAAAAAAAGCCTAAAGGTATCTATGATTTTTATATTTTCTGTttgttatttatatatttatttttcaatttttctttgaTTCAGCATACATGTTACAATTGCAAGAATTTTCCCATCAGGTGGCGACTGGAATATGCCAATGGCGACCAAGTACAAATAGCAGCTGAGAATTTCATATCACACACTACCAGAAATCCAAAACACCTTAAGGTAGCATTTAACTTCActtagaataaaattttatatgataGTTTGAGTGAGACAGCAAGCTGCTAGCTGAGACTTCGAGAGAGGGATCATGAGATTGCAAGGGAGAGAGGTGTCGTGGTGGTAGGCGGTGACAAGTGCGACAGTAGGCCGAACAAGAAGAAACCACgagaggagaaaaattaatataattcctAACCTTCAAATATGATTGAAttgaattattttatatataaattcagttcaatttaacttgattaattatctgaaaatttttaaaaataattcaaaatgtataactttttaaattggataaaatttgatatttaataTTTGTGAATATTTTTTGTGTGTCTTAACTTTTATGACATTGGGAGaggcttaaaaattttaaaaaattatttaaaatgtaaaattttttaaattggaTAAAATTTGATATTTAACAATGGTGAAGATCTTTTTGTGTGTGCTAACTTTTATGATATAATGAAAAACTTGATAGTGTTAGCAAGCAATGGAAAAGTAGAGCTCAATGAGATGATGTCGAGCTTCTCTATCTCTTTTAGATGTTATCTCAATTTTGGTTTGAATGGCAAGAAACTATTAGGGTTGAAcacaatattttatttaaataaacttttatttaattaatttaataaattatctatttattggtattttaaatttgttttattaGAATATCATTTAAAATGCATCACACTTTCTTTTTGATATCAGCAAAATAGCATGCTTGTGTATTTCACTAAACTTATCCTAATTATTTGTATAAATTTTAATCCAAGTTagtgttttattaattttaaaaaattggagatatatttatttgattttatttaacaATTTTAAGTTGTTTATCGcttgaaattttaaataaaacaatataaaattaaatataacatAGAAAATATTTTCAGAATATGACATAAAAACAATATTAATTTTAAGGTATTATATATTATTGAAAATAGTCCATAGCATAGAACAAAATCTTAGAACTTTCTGAATGTTGTGTCTGATTTTCAGTGAAAAGAATTGAGTGTTTTTGCCAAAACAGTAGGAGTGCCCCTTTATCatgcttgtttttttttgttgtccTTGTGGAACTTCCTTTCCTTTTCCCATCTGCCTATTTTCTAATTGTTCTGTACGAAGTTGGGCCTTCTGGATACTTATTTTTAGTGTTGTTGATTAAATGTATCTTGATTCTCTTGCTATAGTTGGTTTTCTGAACTCATTTagttggttctctcctaggaatgagaatgagtatcatagtattatggaataggaatgggtatgagcttgggtgtcattcttaaaaatgatatttggttagttaaatattttcaatcggaataaacctaaattttcttttttacccttacaggaaaataagagaaaaaaattagatgggagagaaagttgaatgtgagagaaacatatgatgagagaaaatgatgagagagaaagtgtgttggaaaaaatgaagagagagaaaatatgatgagagaaaataaggagagagtgcatgataagagagattgagaaaaaaaaaagtatgatgagagagagtgtgctgagagaaagagtgatgaaaaaaataaagagagaaaaagtattatgagagaaaatgaaagagtgaggagagagaaagtgggttgagagagaaagagtgatgggaaaaatgaagagagagaaagtataatgagagagattgaggagagagaaagtatgctgaGAGAAAGactgatggaaaaaatgaagagagagaaagcatgatgagagaaaatgagagactgaggagagagaaagtatgttgagagagaaagagtgatgaaaaaatgaagaaagagaaagtattatgagagaaaatgaaaaagcaaggagagagaaagtatgatgagagagaaagtgggttgagagagaaagagtgatgggaaaaaatgaagagagagaaagtgtgatgagagaaaatgagagaccgggagagagaaagtat
This genomic stretch from Zingiber officinale cultivar Zhangliang chromosome 7A, Zo_v1.1, whole genome shotgun sequence harbors:
- the LOC122001863 gene encoding pentatricopeptide repeat-containing protein At5g65560-like gives rise to the protein MVMRPFLPLSSAFHLPRLSLLVPLPSTLPHLFFSPSSHYHHPPPDSDPQQKRMGGGEEEEDRILCKAHHMLSQPKWPDSADLSRLAAALRPHHVSQIILSDIDPTRAVLFLRWLAERKFYKPLISDHFVLIDRLLAAGMFDDAKRACSKMVQSCETRDDMIRAIEFLDRLRDKRLELDVYAYNAILVQLRKLGMVGVALSVFRQMFRRGVDPDLFTYNSLINILCKEGKVMVAASVFSRILMCEMRPDTFTYTSLILGYCRNCNLNSAFSVFKWMEKEGSDPNSVTFSTLINALCDNGRVDEALILLNEMMRKGVQPTVYTYTVPIQALCSIGRVREAFSLLADMRSRNCAPSVQTYTALISGLFKSGLLELAIGLFHKMQREGVTPNTVTYNALIDELCERKRIKCALRVFEAMEGQGCMPNLRTYNEIIKGFCLVGVVERAMSFFHRMLISGPSPNQVTYNTIIYGYCRIGNSNNAIRMVDLMKEYECNPDEWTYTELICEFSKRGNLNLACKAFEEMAEHNLKPTVIAYTSLIDGYCKEGRLDDALHLLENMGENDCKPNLVTFNAIVNGFTKKNQLAEVKKLCNVMMEQGLSPNVVTYTALINGFCQNGATSLAMEVLDEMIKQGCLPNLHTYSSLIHSLHQEGKVEDAEKMFVSMQERGLVPDEVTYTSMMNGYIIMDRVDAAFSLLRQMVCAGCKPNYLTYSVLMKGIWKEKQVMENKLAAVPNSIITFSLDEKDLSIDIVSSLLIRLEEIGYKPNIDDYSTLVCGLCGQGKLYEANQVVKNMGDHGFSPDKDIYVSLIKIYANDLNVDLAMELFNAMNSSGIQPCIIGYKALICALCEVNRVQDAQNVFQNVLQQNWSPDEVVWTILIDGLLKGGKLNLCMEFLEMMEAKNCKPTSYTYSMLHRKESVEAKFLKSSKT